In Corticium candelabrum chromosome 1, ooCorCand1.1, whole genome shotgun sequence, the genomic stretch ACGGCGTCCGGTGTAATGTCAAGCTCGGGCACTGCCACACTCAAGATTATCGTCGAGAATCCTTCAGGAAGTCAACATCTCGAGtattcaatacaatagtataCACGAGTGGCATCACAAATGATAGAGACTTTTGTGTTACTTGCATGTGAGGAGTGAACGATGTAGACTCCTACACCCAGTCCACTCCTCGTGCTCGCTCTATGTGTTTTACCACGTGTTTTTGGCACAtatgctaaaacacgtggagtgtGCTGCTAGACACTCTGCTGTTTGAACACGTGgataatgttaattaattatttatgtatgcaCTATCACTTATGgttgtatttatttatgtgtcAACTATATTACGTATTTATTACatatttgtgttgattgtcTGACTGAGTCTGATTAGTCTTGTCAACAGtaattgattaaataattagtacgcataattaattataataaagttattttattataattattaatttatccattaattaattaacgattaattaattattgaatacAGTCGTGTGTCACTTATCCAGCACGCCGGTTATCCCACACGTCAAGCTTGCACGTGGATCACGTGGCTGGTCAGCTGCGTACATAGTTCAAGCGTGTCTTCTCGCAATGGCTACTCAAAAGGCAGCAAAGCGCAAGAGAGTTGTGCTCAACATTGAGCAGAAGCTGGAAATTTGCCAGCTTGGTACTGTAGGAAGAAGGGCTTTTCGCACCGGCAGTTTGGAATTGGTCGTCCGACAGCTTGCATGCAGTGCAAGACATTCTGAAGTCGGAGAAGTTTCAAGTACAACTTGAAAGCGGAGACTGCACGAAGAAACGTTGCTCGATGCGGGATTCTGACTTTCCAGAATTGGACAGGGCTGTGTTTCGCTTGGTTGGGGGTTGAGGGGGTAGAGGGGGTGAGGGGGTAGAGGGGGTGGAGGGTAGAGAGGGTGGAGGGGGTAGAGGGGGTAGAGGGGGTAGAGGGGGTagaggggtggaggggtggaggggtggaggggtaGAGGGGGTGGAAGGGtggaggggtggaggggtaGAGGGGGTGGAGGGGTAGAGGGGGTGGAGGGGTAGAGGGGGTAGAGGGGGTGGAGGGGTAGAGGGGGTGGAGGGGTAGAGGGggtgggggggggggtggGGTAGAGGGGGTAGAGGGGGTGGAGGGGTAGAGGGGGTGGAGGGGGTGGATAAGTGACACCCGActgtaatttttaataaagttattgtattattataataattaattaataaattcatCTTAGATtgacattaatttattaattacttatatatataattattataataaatttatagtaatcaattaatcaattcaTGTTGGATACAATGGATGGTATAAATGGATTCTAAAGCACATCCTTTGAAAACAGTGTAGACAATTGTTGGGCAGGTTTATTGATGACGGTTTGCATTCTTAGTCATAAATCTAATCTGAATTACGTTACAAAATGAAACAGTCGCTCCATGTTTGAATAACAAGTCGACAATCCTGTGACAcgtacaaaaaaattaaaataaataaataattaaaaatattaaaaaaaattaaaaaaaaattaaaaagataaacaaataagaaaatttaaaaataaataaataattaaaaaagataaacaaataaaaaatttaaaaaaaaataaataaattaaaaaacaaaaattaataaaaaactaaaaaaatatatcaaaaataaacaaataatttgaaatctaaaatagaaaatagaaaataaagaaaaaaattaaaaaatatataaaaaattaaaaataaataagtaattaaaaatattaaataaacaatttaacttaattaaaataaaaattaaattttttaaaagttaataaataatttaaaaatctAAACTGAAAAAtccaataaataaaaaataataataaacaatttaaaataaaaatattaaaaatataaaatataatattaataaattaataaaaaaactaaaaaatatataaaaaatagaaaataaataaataatttaaaagtctgaaatgaaaaataaaactaaaaataaattaaaaaaatatataaactaaaataataaataaataattagaaaaatattcaataaaaaatttaaaataaatagaaaattaaaaaaaaattttaaatgtgAAATAAAAAATCAAATAAGTAAAAATTGAGAATagataaaaaatttaaaaatagttaataaataaataccaGAATGACCTCGTTTCGTCACTTCTTTATCAATGCCATAAGAGCAGTAATCATTGCACCAACACTTTCATAGATCTCATGAGGTTTGGCATTACACATGAATGCAGGTGACGTCACTATAAGATTTTTCTCGTCGATGTGTGCTTCGTTCAAATCCTTCACGACGTGTTGCGATCCCATTTTATCGATGGCTTCAGCTGTGGAGGCATATGGCCACttgccatcttcctcagtGTTGTGACCAACAGTGACAGAGCACCCCGGTAATACCTAAGAACAATAAATGACAAAATGAGAAAACAAGTACGAGTGACAaatatagtctcgcgtagccagaccttaaccccgccCGCAACATTCATGCACGGCATGAGGATGGAGTAAGGggctggctacacgagactataACAAGTAGATCCACAATCCGTTATtgtatcttaattaattaattaatatatgataattaattaataaatatatcttaataaattaatctTAATCATAAAATGAGAAAACAACTAAGTGTGTCAAATTGATCCACAATccattattatataatatatatcttaattaattaattaattacttaaaatTATTGGCCATCTTTATCAATTAATTCCCTATAGTCTCACCAGACTCTAATACCAAATTCAGTAATTAATGCTTACTGTTTACACTATTATCAACTAAATACTGtggtttgatatcaactatggAGTCACAGTCTGAAACCATGTTTTTGTAGTGAATACATCTACACCGGACACTGCTAGTATTTGACAAGAAACGGTAAGTTGTAAACAAATGCTGTCAGCCAGTATTCTTGCCATGCTGCACTAGCCTCATCCCCAGGCGTTCGCCTCGCTCCTCTGTGCAGCGTTCGTGTATCAGCCTAGTCATGTGACGTGTGAGCACTGCACAAAGGAGTGAGGCGAACGTCTGGGAACAAGGCTACCACACTCCTGCATTTGagtttttaaattaattgtgTCATCTAACATGCATATAAGTGTACACATTGTGTACATTAGGCTGTCTTTCAGATACCCTGAGCAAAAGAAGAAAATCATGTGAGAATAAAGTCGTGCGATTTTAGTGGACATTACTATTCGTGCAATAACAAGGCATCTCCGTCCACCTCTCAGCTGCATGGCAACTGCTATGTAAACGTCGCTGGTAGATAGACTGCCAGTGGCAGCAATAGGTGGCACAAACACTTCCCTGTCCTCAGAAGATGGATGAAGCAAAGACACTAGATGACACTGTCACACATCTTGTGGCTGGAGTTGTTTGGGTCATGAGACACGGCGCACTAGGCATGAGGCTAGTAAGTGTTTGgtactgagcatgcgcaaggAAAAACTTATGCATGAAATTTAATTGTGCAATGAGCTTCAATCACACGAATCCCCATGCACAAATTTCTCCTTTCAGGGTATGCTAAAAATGTGTTAGTTTGACATCAGATTCTAACACAAAGAACTAACCGAAAACACTACAAACCTTTGCAACTAGGACTGGAGAAATGCAGCACAatctacatacacacatacacacatttgTAAGACAcaaaaagtcacgtgatcataaCTTTGCTACCCAATCGGCTTCCTTGCATCGTGATACATCTTGATGGCTCGTTCCACGTCAGCATTGACGTTCATCTGATCACCATCAACTGCAAACGAAGAACTACAACGTGCAGATAACAAACacgattattattattgtgtgtaattaaaaataaaaatagaaaaattcgTAACAGATTTTTTGCGGCTCCAAATCCTCCAGGAAAGACTAGGGCATCGTACGACGAATCATCGATCTGAGACAGTGGGTGAACAACACCACGAGCTATGCGACCAGACTCTGACACGACATTCCTAAAATAATTATCgggttaatttattaatactaattaataataactaataatatttattaattactaattaactattaaCGTTAATATTTAAAGACATagtagcagtgtgttgccagTAGTGTTGTGGTTaaagttattgatatcaataaagttgttattacataacaatattaataattgaaattaataattaatttaataataattaccaatttttattatttcaagtttattaattaacttgaaatcattaaaattcaaaataactaattaatgatTGCTACAATGTTACATTGTCTACATACCGTTGCTCTCCTTCCACTGGTTGAcctgtcacgtgatcaacCACATGCATCTGGTCGACATCAGGAGCAAAGAAATTGACGTCACAGTTTGCACGACTCAAGTGTAtccaacaactgaaacaaacacactaccTAGCCTCGCGGTTCCAAACGTTGTCGCACACGTGCAGACAGTCAACCATCAGAAACGTTGATCGAAGAGTCTCTCTACTGCATGCGTAATGCGTACGTACGCGGAAGCTTCGACGATTTCTGAGCCGTCGTAAACGCCACAACCGGACAAAACCTacacaagtcacgtgaccgaTGAGCGCTGCAAGCCAGTGCACGCAACTCCTACTGTACCATAGCCACTTTATTAGATTCGACACGTGCGGTTGAACTTAGTAGCTTTCGTGGCGACACTTGACGTGCCGATCTGAACAGGAAACAAGACATTCGACCCAAACTCGCCATTGTTTCAGGCGCATGCGCGGACATTTAAGTagtattgattaattataCTGTTTACTTTGCACGATTGCGTTTGCAGTTAACATTTTTAGACAATCGAAGCAGCTCGTTCGTAAGTACAATTAATAGCTAAACGTAAGTAAATTAGATTTAGGTAATATTAGAAAtacattaaaaaattaaataaattaaataaattaaataaactaaataaattaaataaattaaataaattaaataaactaaataaattaaatagattaaataaattaaataagttaaataaattaaataaactaaataaattaaataaactaaataaattaaataaattaaataaactaaataaattaaataaattaaataaactaaataaattaaatagattaaataaattaaataaattaaataaattaaataaattaaataaattaaataaattaaataaactaaatCTATGTGATATtagaaatatattaaaaattaaaattaaaaatattgtaaataatttataaaaattatcGTTGATTATGCTAATTAATAACGTCTACATACTTATAATTGCCAACCGTATTGTACAGAAAAGAGTCTTTTTGTTTACGATTACTGTTTTTGGATTGGCAATGCAAGaatttgttgtatttatttatttaatttatttattttattttgattaatttttatttttattaattatattttatacattttatacattaaatattttatttttttattttttattgattatatttttaatattttatagaTTAAATATTTCATTTCTTCTATTTTTTTATTGATTATATTttcaatattttatatttattaattatattttatatattttataaattaaacattttattaattatattttatttttttattgattatattttattaatttatagattaaatattttagttactttttattaatttatttacatattaattatttttatttactttaattttattattatatttatttattttatttatttatttatttatctattttatttatttatttttattttttattaattatattttatacattttatacattaaatattttattttttcattttttattgattatatttttaatattttatagaTTAAATATTtccttttttctttttttattgattatatttttaatattttatatttattaattatattatatatattttataaattaaacATTTCATtgattattatttatttttattaattatattttattaatttatagaTTAAATGTTTTAGTtactttttattaatttatttatatattacttattttattttattttaagtttattatatttattttatttatttattttaattttatttatttattttaattttatttatttattttatttaaatatattatttaatctaATCAGTAATTTTATTTGAATTCTAATTTCTATCGCATTCAAATACAGGTCTTACAAATTAAGCCTAACAATAAAGAAAAGAAGATTGAAGCAAAATCAGACATACAACAGCATTGCCAAACGCATGCGCATTCACTATCGAGCTAGAGACCTTCGCAAACCCGACCGGGGGGCGAAAAAAAGAGCGGGCGGCTGCCGTTTTTCTCCTTGTTTGTATGCATCTGCAGGAGCATGGACGACCAGGTGAACAACATAAAATTGATTTCCACTATTAAAGTTAACAGCAGGGCCTCTTTCGGTGCCCGACCCGCGTTCTGTTTTCAAGGAATTAGCCCAGTTGGAGACTCTCTGCGCTCAGTTTTACGGCTCTTCGGATCCGTCTGCAAGAACGGACGCCGAGAAGGCGTTGGTGCTATTCTCTGAGTCAACCGGAAGTTTGACAAAATGTCAATTTCTGTTGGAACGAGCTCAGGTAGAGGTGATGCCAGGAGCTGGGAGGCGTTGTCTCATTGGCTGTTGTTTGTAGAGCTCTTACGCGAGGTTGCTGGCTGCTAACACGTTGGAAAAGTTGGTCACCAAGCCGACCAGTCAGCTGACTATGACGCAGCGTTTGGAAACGAGTTGGTGTCTGGTGTCTGTGGgatttttgtgtctgtctgtctgtctctgttttatgtctgtctgtctgtctgtccatctgtctgtctgtccgtccatctgtctgtctgtctgtccatctgtctgtctgtctgtctgtccatctctctgtctgtctgtctgtctgtccatctgtctgtctgtctgtcagtctgtctgtctgtctgtttgtcttggtTGAGTTATTTTGATGATTTATGAAATAAATAgattttgacagacaacaagacagacagacagacacgaatGCCCACTGACTCTCACTCACTTACTCACCATGTCATTCTCTACACGAAATTTGTTGTCAGTCATCATAGTCTCACAATATTTCTAAtaattgtctatttgtctgcttCACAGGAAGCTACATACTGAACTATCTGTTTTCACGTCCGAAAGAAACTCATTACATTAGTCAAGCACTCATCAGAGTGAGCTCTAACAGTCACTGTGATCACATTGTATGTGTTGTCATTGTCTATTGTTATCAACGATCTGTAGCTTATTGCTAAAATTACGAAAGTTAGTTGGTTTGACACTACAAGTATTGAAGATCCTGTCTATCCGTTTCGTAACATATTGGAGGAGGCATCCAAATTTCTGCAAGTTAGTGGCATtgtacattgatattaaattgtAATGTTGTTGTAAAGAATcgatatattaatttatgtattacTGGAGATGATGATTTGTAGGCCGTGCAAGGGCACTAGAAGTAAATGTTAAGGGTTGCAtgctgatttaattaattatttatcaattattaattggTACTCTCACttgcagacacacatggacacacatgctctttttgtcacacacacacacacacacacacacacacacacacacacacacacacacacacacacacacacacagacagacagacagacagacagacagacagacagacagacatggacacacacttgcatacacacatggacacacacacacatttgtggacacacagacacacacatagacacacacacacacacacacacacacacacacacacacacacacacacagacacacacacacagacacagacacacgcacacgcacacacacagacagacagacagacagacatggacacacacttgcatacacacatggacacacacacacacacatttgtggacacacagacacacacatagacacacacatagccacacacacacacacgtgcacgcacacacacacacacacacacacacacacacacacacacacacacacggacacacactttattcatggacacacacggacacacactttattcatggacacacacacacacacacacacacacacacacacacacacgtagacacatgcacacacacatggacacacacatgcacattcatggacacacacatgcacattcatggacacacagagacacacatagacacatgcctacacacacacacacacacacacacacacacacacacacacacacacacacacacacacacattgacatgaTGAAGTTGACTCGAGACTTATTGCTTGTTGTCTGCGGTTGTTTGTAGAGCTCGTTAGATCACGGTGTGGTTGGAGTTGAGATTCTATCGAAGACTGTCGAGGAAATGAACAAATCAGAATATCTTCGGTCACTGACAATGCACAGAAAGGTAAGATTTAATGCCAAAAATTAGTTCTTGTTATACGGTTTGCCTGTCAGTTTGCCTGAtggtttgcctgtttgtgtctTAGCTTGTTAgttgtgtacatttgtttgtttgcttgtattcTCTTGCTTTACTTGTTAATGTTTGAcggactgtctgtctgtctgtctgtctgtctgtttgtctgtttgtcaatcaaatatatttgaacttttatctatgatacatttgcaatgcagggtactatgtactttccaactactagtagtgttcatcaactaaactaagctaaaattgaaactcgtgtaaaacaaaatgaggactacacttaaaaactatagtgtacaagcaaagcctccagtaccagctagtggctgaagtactgtttgtctgtctgtttgtctgtttgtctgcctgtctttctttctgtttgtctgtctgtttgtttgtgtgtttaccgtctgtttgtttgtatttatgtgtAGGTACATTCTCTTTTTTCCTAATTAATCTTCAGTACCTGACAATGTATCTCTACACTTCAGATTGCCGCTTCGTTTCGAGATCAGAAGCTGTTCGATATCTTTCAACTGGCAGCTAGTCTACTGAAACAAGGAGTCGGAAAACAACTTGAAAACGAAGCGCAAGTATTACtcattttaatatcaatagaatCTTATAAACGTGTGGTCATGAATGCTGTAATAgtggttttttgtttttgccaGCATTCACTGATGGGGCAACTGTTGTCGCTTGCTTGTAATTGCTTGACGTTTGATTTTATTGGAACGGCTGCCGACGAGGCGTCTGACGATATGGCGACCGTCCAAGTGCCAACCAGTTGGAGATCAGGTGAAGAATAGTGCGAGTGTAACTTGTGTAAGGGTGATTGGAATggaagtgtgtgtttgtgtgtgtgtgtgtgtgtgtgtgtgtgtgtgtgtgtgtgtgtgtgtgtgtgtgtgtgtgtgtgtgtgtgtgcatgtgtgtgtgtgtgtgtgtgtgcacatgtgtgtgcgtgtgtgtgtacacgagTGTACatgcgtacgtgcatgtgcacgtgtgtgcatgtgtgtgtgtgtgtgtgtgtgtgtgtgtgtgtgcatgtgtgcatgcgcgcgcgtgtgtgtgtgtgtgtgtgtgtgtgtgtgtgtgtgtgtgtgtcagtgttctccccagaagtCTTAGAAGGCAGAGCGGAATACTCCGTGAAGTGGCCGATGACAGTTTATATTTTACAGATCAATGAGGCTCAACTGTGAAATATCGTCGTCTTTGTCCGACAGTGCGGGGGTTGCTTTTCTAGAGACAGCTGATTCATGGCACGAGCGGCTTTCATGCTCTAGTAGACTTTGCCGATTGATCATTTTACATGGGATATTAATCTAAATAGCTTTCCCTAGTGCACATCTTTTAGTCCTAGATTGTGTCTTTCGACAAAGAGAGCACAACAATGACTGTCTCCTTTCTGTGCCTCACTACAGAAGTCATGGGAAATCATTTAGCCACTGGCGATCTACTCCAGTTGTCGCtcgttttctttcaacaatgcaggtgttcTTATCTTCGACAGCGTTGCTCGTAAAGAAAGACTCAATAGTTCTCTGCGACGCCGACATGACACGTGCACTTCACTGACgtgtatacgtatatacaccAACTTGCACGTGAACACCAGCTGCGAAAGCATGGTTAGAGCTGCATGTGTGGATGTAAAAGCGTTAGTGTTCCGCTCAATTAGATGCCACCCGCTGTCTTAGTTAATCAATGTAATAAGCTTACTTTGAGATCCtcaagtcttggcatctggatgatctacttTACCTAAAAGCTTAATTGCCTAGAATAAGACAGAGCGGCCCGCTCTGCCAAgagatcctggggagaacactgtgtgtgtgtgtgtgtgtgtgtgtgtgtgtgtgtgtgtgtgtgtgtgtgtgtgtgtgtgtgtgtgtgtgtgtgtgtgtgtgtgtgtgtgtgtgtgtgtgtgtgtgtgtgtgtgtgtgtgtgtgtgtgtgtgtgtgtgtgtgtgtgtgtgtgtgtgtgtgtgtgtgtgtgtgtgtgtgtgtgtgtgtgtgtgtgtgtgtttgtttgctgtggtgtgtgtgtgtgtgtgtgtgtgtgtgtgtgtgtgtgtgtgtgtgtgtgtgtgtgtgtctgtgtgtgtgtgtgtgtctgtgtgtgtgtgtgtgtctgtgtgtgtgtgtgtgtctgtgtgtgtgtgtgtgtgtgtgtgtctgtgtgtgtgtctgtgtgtgtgtctgtgtgtgtgtgtgtgtgtgtgcgtgtgtgtgtgtgtgtgtgtgtgtgtgtgtgtgtgtgtgtctgtgtgtgtgtgtgtgtgtgtatgtgtgtgtctgtgtgtgtgtgcatgcatgttcaTTAGTGGATGTATACATGTTGTCTGTTTAGATTTTCTTGATCCGGCAACACTGCAGCTATTTTTCGATCTCTACTCTGCTCTTCCATCTGCCCTCTCATCAATAGTCAGTGATCACCATCTCGTGTGTTTCACAAATATTTTTGTCTTACATCTTAAAATTCTTTATATGACAGTCTCTGCGTTGTCTTGTTCAAATGACTTCTGTTCGACGTTCGCTGTTCAACACACAAGAACGCCAAACGTTTCTCAACAATCTGGCTCAAGGAGTGAAAAGAATATTGGAAAATCCACAGGTAggacgcacagacacagacacagacacacacacacacacacacgcacacacgcgcacacacacacacacacacacacacacacacacacacacacacaaatggacaaatgttaagccctgcacgtctttcgacgtcaaccttgaggtcagttacggagatagctccccctgcctgtagagacagggcctccatgcgctacatgGAGTCTTGGGGACAGCgttacaatccacctggagcttggccagagtcatccaggggaactgacaatggcgcagctctgggacgagacaccaaggcccacacgtactcgtctgctgcatgatgttgctgtcaagccagcggtcttgtccaccccggtcaatgaccaggtactcatttatactcctgagtcgagagaagcaagtgtgagTGAgttttcttgctcaaggaaactgcgacagtgtcgcctccaccaggatcgaaccttcaaccctcatcacggaatacaagatcctggATGTtctcaccaacgctctaccatctgctttACCGTgcctccacacacacacacacacacacacacacacacacacacacacacacacacacacacacacacacacacacacacacacacacacacacacacacacacacacacacacacacacacacacacacacacaggatgTACTGACAATCGATTGCATTACgtgattggtgtgtgtgtgtgtgtgtgtgtgtgtgtgtgtgtgtgtgtgtgtgtgtgtgtgtgtgtgtgtgcacatgagtgtgtgtgaacatgagtgagtgtgtgtgtatgtgtgcatgtgtgcacgtgcctgtgtgtgcatgtgtgtgtgtgtgtgtgtgtgtgtgtgtgtgtgtgtgtgtgtgtgtgtgtgtgtgtgcgtgtgcatgtgtgcgtacATGCATATGTGATTAGGTAAGCTGTCTGCAGCGCTCATAATCTGGACAGTGTTGCTTACGTTGCAAGTCACAGACAAAATTTGATTTTGCTGTCTgcttcttgtttgtctttaatCGTGTTAATctcttgttttattgttgttgcaggCTTTGGCTCAGCCCGAGAACTACCATGAGTTTTGTCGGTTGTTGGCTCGATTGAAAGCGAACTATCAGCTGGGAGAGTTGGTCAAAGTTGATAACTACTTACAGATTGTTGAGCTGATGGCAAAGTTCACTGTCTCTTCTCTACAAGTAATTGTTTTCTGTTGATTAGGTTGTGgttttctgtgtgtttattgGGCAGTCGGTTGgttgtttgtggtttgtgtgggtgtttgtttgtctgcatgtctgtctctctgtttgtctgtgtctctgtctgtctgcctgtctgggCAGTACTTGCtcagtgtctgtctatctgtttgtctgtttgtctgtctgtctgtttgtttgtgtctctgtccAGTACTTGCTCAgtgtctgtacgtctgtctgtctgtctgtctgtctgtctgtctgtctgtctgtctgtcaaataacatgtatttcaaacatacatctataatacaaagctagcaaggtaactatataaagttctgtaactacgagagtttaccagcactagattttaaaaacaaacaaacatgtaacactgtctggcctgtctgtctgtatgtatgtgtgcatgcctgtttgtctgtttgtctgtttgtctgtctgtttatctatttgtgtatgtgtctctttgtgtggctgtccgtttatctgtctgtctgtctgtccgtctgtccagtACTTGCtcattgcctgtctgtctgtttgcctgtctgtctgtttgtctatttgcctgtctgtatgtttgtctctgaAATGAGTGAAGTTGAGAGAATGTAAGACACACACTGTATTTTGTCTAGTCGTGGCAGTTCTCTGCAAACAGTATTCACTACCTTCTCAGTCTCTGGCAGCGAATGGTGGCATCAATTCCATACGTCAACGCAACAGAACCTCACATGCTTGACACATACGCTCCAGAGGTTAGACAAACATCAGCTCATTCACTGGCTCTGTATTGGCTCTTGTTGTCTGCAGATCACAAGAGcttatttgatttcaagaTTGGAGTCAGTCGGAGTCGTGCTGAGGTTGGAAGGTTGTTGTTGGTGACCGTTACTATTTGTGATCATTTAATGTTGAGTAGAGATGGACTGGATGATCCTCTGGATGACATGGGACTCGTAGGTCAACAGCTTGATCAGGTATGACTCCCAGACAAATCTATAGATGTACAGCATGTAAGCGCTGTATGCACATGCTTTAAGAGCTTTTAATAACACGGCTCTTACTCAAAGACGGCGTTTATTTGAGAACGGCGTTTATTACTTTCAGCCTTTGTAaaaatgttgtgt encodes the following:
- the LOC134187361 gene encoding glutamine amidotransferase-like class 1 domain-containing protein 3, mitochondrial, whose translation is MASLGRMSCFLFRSARQVSPRKLLSSTARVESNKVAMVLSGCGVYDGSEIVEASACWIHLSRANCDVNFFAPDVDQMHVVDHVTGQPVEGEQRNVVSESGRIARGVVHPLSQIDDSSYDALVFPGGFGAAKNLSSFAVDGDQMNVNADVERAIKMYHDARKPIGLCCISPVLVAKVLPGCSVTVGHNTEEDGKWPYASTAEAIDKMGSQHVVKDLNEAHIDEKNLIVTSPAFMCNAKPHEIYESVGAMITALMALIKK